In the Chroococcidiopsis sp. SAG 2025 genome, one interval contains:
- a CDS encoding TonB-dependent siderophore receptor codes for MKLHVYSFLFVVATTGAIAPLVGAVEAESIPPTPLEKGGNLLSPTLLNQRGTVLSPTPNWEQAALSSTPLFKGGAAGGGISGFMAQQSSITQVTNVQLQQTDKGLTVILETAEGESLQVFPTSFGKTFVANIPNAQLVEAKTFRQENPASGIASIAVTQQGTNNIRVTVTGTGDLPKVEVGRSDASGGLRQRALTLTLPDAIAPTAQQPAPPAPAVPTPRTQATPEATIPPEGETSPPPDSVQPPPVKPEADEEVEIVVTGEQETRYSVPNATTATKTDTPLRDIPQSIQVLPRQVLEDQRVIRVGDALQNISGVNNVGSYSGYEEEIRIRGFEIDTFQGGYFRDGIRLFTFGFPETANLERIEVLKGPASILFGQAQPGGIVNLVTKKPLREPYYFLEGTVGNYDTYRGAIDLSGPLNNSKNLLYRLNVFYENAGSFRDFVESDRLFIAPVITWNISPNTSLTIDAEFLDDTRTMDDGIPAIGDRPADIPLSRFLSEPFSEFTKKEYSVGYVFNHRFNDNLSIQNAFRAQWVYPERYYPLFDSLDEDTGELSRIAYWAGGEYANYSTQTDLIGKFATGSIQHQLLFGFEYSKTTENPNFQCCDTPYSSINIFDPVYVRERYPIEANFFRDDTTKTLGFYLQDQIDLTPNFKLLVGGRFDSFDQTRTTRDLGEPRQELEQSDSKFSPRVGIVYQPSETVSLYAAYTSSFKPASGTSRDASDEPFEPEEGRQFEIGIKTDFNDGRLNATLAAFDIKKKNVATEDPNNEGFSILTGEQTSRGVELDVAGEILPGWNIIASAAYIDAFISEDNTYEVGNRLDNAPEFSSSLWTTYEIQKGNLQGLGFGLGLYYVGDRQGDLDNSYVLPDYFRTDAAIYYRRNNWKAALNIRNLFDIEYFAGSDSSRNQIQPGAPFTILGSFSVEF; via the coding sequence GTGAAATTGCACGTCTACTCTTTTTTATTTGTCGTTGCTACTACAGGGGCGATCGCTCCACTAGTAGGTGCGGTTGAGGCGGAGTCGATCCCCCCAACCCCCCTTGAAAAGGGGGGCAATTTACTCTCTCCTACTCTCTTGAATCAGAGAGGAACTGTACTTTCCCCTACCCCCAATTGGGAACAAGCCGCACTCTCTTCTACCCCCCTTTTTAAGGGGGGAGCCGCAGGCGGGGGGATCTCAGGATTTATGGCACAACAGAGTAGCATCACCCAAGTTACCAATGTACAACTGCAACAAACAGATAAAGGATTGACAGTCATTTTAGAAACAGCAGAAGGCGAGTCATTACAAGTCTTTCCGACTAGCTTTGGTAAAACCTTTGTCGCCAATATTCCCAACGCACAACTAGTAGAAGCTAAAACTTTTCGTCAAGAAAACCCCGCATCGGGAATTGCATCAATTGCTGTCACCCAGCAAGGGACGAATAATATTCGAGTTACAGTGACAGGAACTGGGGATTTACCCAAGGTAGAAGTGGGGAGGAGCGATGCCTCCGGCGGGCTTCGCCAACGCGCCCTAACTCTCACTCTACCAGATGCAATCGCACCTACAGCCCAACAACCCGCACCCCCAGCACCAGCAGTACCAACACCCCGAACCCAAGCAACACCAGAAGCAACAATACCACCCGAAGGTGAGACATCTCCCCCACCAGATAGCGTACAACCGCCACCAGTCAAACCTGAAGCAGACGAGGAAGTTGAAATAGTCGTTACAGGAGAACAAGAAACTAGATATAGCGTTCCTAATGCAACCACTGCGACTAAAACCGATACTCCACTGCGCGATATTCCCCAATCTATTCAAGTCCTACCGCGACAGGTGCTAGAGGATCAACGGGTAATTCGTGTCGGTGACGCGCTGCAAAACATCAGTGGTGTCAATAACGTGGGAAGTTACAGTGGCTATGAAGAAGAAATTAGGATTCGAGGATTTGAAATTGATACATTTCAAGGTGGCTACTTCCGAGACGGAATTCGTCTGTTTACCTTCGGCTTTCCTGAAACCGCTAATCTAGAACGCATTGAAGTGCTGAAGGGACCAGCTTCGATTCTGTTTGGTCAAGCGCAACCAGGAGGGATTGTCAACCTCGTTACGAAAAAGCCGTTGAGAGAGCCTTATTACTTCTTAGAAGGAACTGTTGGTAATTACGACACTTACAGAGGGGCGATCGATCTCTCTGGTCCTTTAAACAATAGCAAAAACTTACTATATCGCCTTAATGTTTTTTACGAAAATGCAGGCAGTTTCCGCGATTTTGTTGAGAGCGATCGCTTATTTATTGCCCCCGTCATCACTTGGAATATTAGTCCCAATACTTCCTTGACAATTGATGCGGAATTTCTTGACGATACCCGCACAATGGACGACGGCATCCCAGCAATTGGCGATCGCCCTGCCGATATTCCCCTGAGTCGATTCTTGAGTGAACCATTTAGTGAATTTACCAAAAAAGAATACAGCGTTGGCTATGTATTCAATCATCGCTTCAACGACAATTTGTCGATTCAAAATGCTTTCCGAGCGCAGTGGGTTTATCCCGAACGCTATTATCCTCTTTTTGATTCTTTAGACGAAGATACAGGAGAGCTGAGTCGAATTGCTTACTGGGCAGGTGGAGAATACGCCAACTACTCTACACAAACAGACTTAATTGGGAAATTTGCTACTGGTTCAATTCAACACCAACTTCTATTTGGGTTTGAGTATAGTAAAACTACTGAAAATCCTAACTTCCAGTGTTGTGACACTCCTTATTCTTCTATCAATATTTTTGACCCAGTTTACGTGAGAGAACGTTATCCAATAGAAGCAAACTTCTTTCGCGATGACACGACAAAAACTCTTGGATTTTACCTGCAAGACCAGATTGACTTAACTCCCAATTTCAAATTACTTGTAGGTGGACGCTTCGATAGTTTCGACCAAACACGTACTACGAGAGATTTAGGTGAACCAAGACAAGAATTGGAGCAATCGGATAGTAAATTTAGTCCGCGAGTTGGAATTGTATATCAACCAAGTGAAACAGTTTCTCTTTATGCTGCCTATACCTCGTCCTTTAAACCCGCTTCTGGTACGTCTCGCGATGCTAGCGATGAGCCTTTTGAACCGGAAGAAGGTAGACAATTTGAAATTGGCATCAAAACTGATTTTAACGACGGTAGACTCAACGCTACTTTAGCAGCATTTGATATCAAGAAAAAGAACGTAGCAACAGAAGATCCTAACAATGAAGGTTTCTCTATTCTAACTGGAGAACAAACTAGTCGAGGTGTAGAGTTAGACGTAGCTGGTGAAATTCTTCCTGGTTGGAATATCATTGCTTCTGCTGCGTATATCGACGCTTTTATCAGTGAGGACAACACCTATGAAGTAGGAAATCGCTTGGACAATGCACCGGAGTTTAGTAGTAGTTTGTGGACGACTTATGAAATTCAAAAAGGTAATTTACAAGGTTTGGGTTTTGGGTTGGGTTTGTACTATGTAGGAGATAGACAAGGCGATCTCGATAATAGTTATGTCTTACCCGATTACTTCCGTACTGATGCTGCTATTTATTATCGTCGGAACAATTGGAAAGCTGCGCTGAATATCAGAAATTTGTTTGATATAGAGTATTTTGCAGGTTCAGATAGTAGTAGAAACCAAATTCAGCCTGGTGCGCCATTTACTATTCTAGGTTCGTTTTCTGTAGAATTCTGA
- a CDS encoding TonB-dependent siderophore receptor produces MHLVSYVGLAGIVVNIVIQPARADVVKVTAVEIQPTALGAEIVLKTTDDESPQVFTSSFGKTFVANVVNSQLQISDRNNLRQINPVKGIAVVTVSEAGANSLRIVVIGETELPKVRVRQSEKGLVLSASTSATTVTQPPSSVEPVTKPPASETQPQVTTPQSEVPPTEGEAQQPITTEEEEIVITGERETGYRVPNSTTATKTDTPIRDVPGNVQVIPRQVIEDQGAVRINDALRNVSGVNFSLDAGGRSPEFNVRGFEANQFKNGLREDRQFNTRTSPETANIEQIEVLKGPASVLFGQAQPGGIINFTTKRPLPEPFYQIEFTAGSYDFYRPTLDFSGPLNSDGTLAYRLNAAYEHAESFRDFVSTERYFIAPVVSWRINPNTSLTFEGEYLRDRRPIDRGLVAVGDEVADIPLSRFLGDPSYEQEMDEFRSYLYLDHRFSENLSLRTALRYTSSKEFYNSVEANELEADDRTLLLGRYYGGQYYETYTLQNDLVWKFNTGAIAHTLLFGVELARQTGRYFEDAIAAESPSLDIFDPDYESVFDFPYSLEPDPTYSGGKLSSDTIAVYLQDQIAFTDNLKLVLGGRFDSFDSEERYPNDPTLNVNTEASEFSPRVGIVYQPIQPISLYASYSRAFVPQTGRLTGGGAVEPEIGEQYEVGVKGEFLDGRLASTLAFYDITKSNVLTDDPSNPDPDFSIQVGEQQSKGFELDVSGEILPGWNVIASYAYTDAEISVDNTYTVGNRLNNVPFNTASLWTKYTIQSGSLAGLGFGAGIFYVDSRAGDLDNTFTVPDFTRVDAAIYYQRENFKAALNFKNLFDVEYFEGVQSRTQAIPGAPFTVQGTVSWQF; encoded by the coding sequence ATGCATTTGGTCAGTTATGTGGGACTGGCTGGAATTGTTGTGAATATTGTGATACAGCCAGCAAGAGCTGATGTAGTCAAGGTAACTGCTGTAGAAATTCAGCCGACAGCATTAGGAGCAGAGATTGTATTAAAAACGACGGATGACGAGTCACCGCAGGTTTTTACATCTAGCTTTGGTAAAACTTTTGTTGCTAATGTTGTCAATAGTCAATTACAAATTTCAGATAGAAATAATCTGCGACAAATAAACCCTGTAAAGGGTATTGCGGTGGTGACAGTTAGCGAAGCTGGAGCTAATAGTCTCCGTATTGTTGTGATAGGTGAGACAGAGTTACCGAAGGTACGGGTACGACAAAGCGAAAAGGGTTTGGTTTTGAGTGCTAGTACATCTGCAACTACTGTCACTCAACCGCCATCCTCAGTAGAGCCAGTAACAAAGCCACCTGCAAGCGAGACACAGCCACAAGTCACTACACCGCAGTCAGAAGTTCCCCCGACAGAAGGTGAAGCCCAACAGCCAATAACCACTGAAGAGGAAGAAATTGTCATCACAGGGGAGCGAGAAACGGGATATCGAGTTCCTAACTCCACAACAGCAACTAAAACCGACACACCTATTCGCGATGTCCCAGGAAACGTTCAAGTCATCCCGCGACAGGTAATAGAAGACCAGGGCGCAGTTCGCATCAACGACGCACTGCGTAACGTCAGTGGTGTTAATTTCTCCTTAGATGCTGGCGGTCGCAGTCCCGAATTTAACGTGCGGGGATTTGAGGCTAACCAATTCAAAAACGGGTTGAGAGAGGACAGGCAATTTAACACTCGCACTTCTCCAGAAACGGCAAATATAGAACAAATTGAAGTGTTAAAAGGACCAGCCTCCGTCCTGTTTGGACAAGCACAACCTGGAGGAATAATTAACTTTACGACTAAAAGACCGCTGCCCGAACCCTTCTATCAAATTGAATTCACGGCAGGAAGTTACGATTTCTATCGTCCGACTTTAGATTTTTCGGGTCCACTCAACTCTGATGGTACGCTTGCTTATCGGTTGAATGCTGCTTACGAACACGCCGAAAGTTTCCGAGATTTTGTCTCAACCGAGCGGTATTTCATCGCTCCTGTAGTTTCGTGGAGAATTAACCCCAATACCAGCCTAACTTTTGAAGGAGAGTATCTGCGCGATCGCCGACCGATTGACCGAGGTTTAGTAGCAGTTGGTGACGAAGTAGCTGACATTCCTTTGAGTCGCTTTTTGGGCGATCCCTCCTACGAACAAGAGATGGATGAATTTCGCAGCTATCTCTATCTAGACCACCGTTTCAGCGAAAATTTATCGCTCAGAACTGCTTTGCGGTACACCAGTAGTAAAGAATTCTACAACTCTGTTGAAGCAAACGAACTAGAGGCAGATGACCGAACTTTGCTTTTGGGTCGTTATTATGGCGGTCAGTATTACGAGACTTATACGCTGCAAAATGACTTAGTTTGGAAGTTTAACACAGGAGCGATCGCACATACGCTGTTGTTCGGTGTCGAACTCGCCAGACAGACGGGACGATACTTCGAGGATGCAATAGCGGCGGAATCCCCATCATTAGATATTTTCGATCCCGACTACGAATCAGTTTTCGATTTTCCTTACTCGCTCGAACCCGATCCTACATACAGTGGAGGTAAGCTTTCATCAGATACAATTGCAGTTTATCTACAAGATCAAATTGCTTTTACTGACAATCTAAAACTCGTTCTCGGTGGCAGATTTGATAGTTTTGACTCAGAAGAAAGATACCCGAACGATCCAACATTAAACGTTAATACAGAAGCCAGCGAATTTTCACCGCGAGTTGGAATTGTTTATCAACCAATTCAACCAATTTCTCTCTATGCCAGCTATAGCCGTGCTTTCGTCCCGCAGACTGGTAGGCTTACTGGTGGTGGTGCTGTTGAACCAGAGATCGGAGAACAATACGAAGTCGGTGTTAAAGGAGAGTTTTTGGACGGTCGGCTTGCCTCAACTTTAGCTTTTTACGATATTACCAAAAGTAACGTTCTAACGGACGATCCTAGTAATCCCGATCCTGACTTTTCCATTCAGGTAGGTGAACAACAAAGTAAAGGGTTTGAACTAGATGTTTCGGGCGAAATTTTACCAGGGTGGAATGTTATTGCCTCCTATGCTTATACCGACGCAGAAATTAGTGTTGATAATACTTACACAGTTGGTAATCGCCTTAATAACGTTCCTTTCAATACTGCTAGTTTATGGACGAAATATACGATTCAAAGTGGTTCGTTAGCAGGGTTAGGATTTGGTGCTGGCATCTTTTATGTTGACAGTCGAGCAGGAGATTTGGACAACACTTTTACAGTCCCAGATTTTACACGAGTGGATGCTGCTATTTATTACCAAAGAGAGAACTTTAAAGCAGCATTAAATTTCAAGAACTTATTTGATGTCGAGTATTTTGAAGGAGTACAGAGTAGAACGCAAGCAATTCCTGGTGCGCCGTTTACGGTTCAGGGAACAGTTTCATGGCAGTTTTGA
- a CDS encoding TonB-dependent receptor, which yields MMVLFTQPAWADTKKDNCDRRSPHLSNWAIANSFQAAYVNWDSVENCHGKKRSHQTSREFDFDDYSLNGFYVLELSWSNEFKTGNLQHEMEFGIELNKFPFLLSAKNADTSASEQLNLVNLSKMLLPFSLADFTSKQNSLSLYIENEINIGKQLSILFEGSLDLVINDTTDLPEIPNISQQEYIAFNPELEISYQLSDSISAYVNLSYSSLPVPKISSSLLKPEIENGLEVGIETEFLGDRFSATLYLYDGIQRNVSLTNANDPELEVLVEKQKSQDIGLEIVGEIAPGWDLILYYAYTKARIARSSPIPVNSQVPNIASHSGGFWTTYEIQAGTLQGLGFGGGMQYVGDRSGNIENSFKLPNYWQTDLAIFYQHESWKAALSIENLFDVDYFEDTPLTVLGTLFVEF from the coding sequence ATGATGGTACTATTTACTCAACCCGCTTGGGCTGATACCAAAAAAGATAACTGCGATCGCCGTTCTCCCCATCTTAGCAACTGGGCGATCGCTAACTCCTTTCAGGCTGCATATGTAAATTGGGATAGTGTTGAAAATTGTCATGGTAAGAAGCGATCGCATCAAACAAGTAGAGAATTTGATTTTGACGATTATTCTCTAAACGGCTTTTATGTACTTGAATTATCGTGGAGTAACGAGTTTAAAACTGGAAATCTTCAGCATGAAATGGAATTTGGCATAGAGTTGAATAAGTTTCCATTTTTGTTATCTGCTAAAAATGCAGACACTTCTGCAAGCGAACAGTTAAATTTAGTTAACTTGTCGAAAATGCTTTTGCCCTTTTCTTTAGCAGATTTTACTAGTAAACAAAATTCGTTATCTTTATATATTGAAAATGAAATTAATATAGGAAAGCAACTCAGTATACTTTTTGAAGGTAGTTTGGATTTAGTAATTAACGACACCACAGATCTACCCGAAATTCCTAATATTAGTCAGCAAGAATATATAGCATTTAATCCCGAACTAGAGATCTCATATCAACTCAGCGATTCGATTTCGGCATATGTCAATTTGAGTTATTCTTCTCTCCCAGTTCCGAAAATTTCCAGTAGTTTGTTAAAACCAGAAATTGAAAACGGTTTAGAAGTAGGTATCGAGACAGAATTTCTCGGCGATCGCTTTTCTGCTACTCTTTATTTATACGATGGCATTCAGCGAAACGTATCTTTAACAAATGCAAACGATCCTGAATTGGAAGTCTTAGTAGAAAAACAAAAAAGTCAAGATATCGGTTTGGAAATAGTCGGTGAAATCGCACCTGGATGGGATTTGATCTTGTATTATGCTTACACAAAAGCGCGCATTGCTAGATCGTCACCCATTCCCGTAAATTCTCAAGTTCCCAACATTGCCAGTCATAGTGGTGGTTTCTGGACAACATACGAAATTCAAGCTGGTACGTTACAAGGTTTGGGCTTTGGTGGTGGTATGCAGTACGTTGGCGATCGCTCAGGTAATATTGAGAATAGTTTTAAGTTACCGAATTACTGGCAGACAGATCTAGCCATCTTCTACCAGCACGAAAGCTGGAAAGCTGCACTCAGTATTGAAAACCTGTTCGACGTAGATTATTTTGAGGATACACCTCTAACTGTACTAGGAACGCTCTTTGTAGAATTTTAA
- a CDS encoding PepSY-associated TM helix domain-containing protein, whose protein sequence is MKTKTLRSIAFSLHRYIGLAVGLILIIVGVTGSFLVFQKEFDQYLLQRQFGQITPQPQRIAIEPVVNTVKAAYRDRPELKLASIDTLPHNPTYRVRLRTEDDKTTDVYVNPYTGKILGDRNWDNTLIGIVFQLHYALLAGDIGIKIVGVVAFLLLILTITGIFLWSGWRKLISGFKIKWQAHPKRVNYDVHKVAGIITAIFLGLTAFTGFCWNFYEYAEPAIYALTLSPHKPEPVSQPIPGKSTIGITEILKIADAALPNAETTYINFPTAPEEAFAIYKKRPQESNEYGDSSVYLDQYSGKILKLIDGRNLPLAEKVLGSFTPLHYGTFWGLPSRILYVFVGLAPLILFVTGFVMWRYRYRGKKIADRVDVAREPVQRH, encoded by the coding sequence ATGAAAACTAAAACACTTCGCAGTATTGCATTTAGCTTGCATCGATACATTGGGCTAGCTGTGGGGCTAATTTTAATTATTGTTGGCGTAACAGGTAGCTTTTTAGTATTTCAGAAAGAATTTGACCAATATTTATTACAGCGCCAATTTGGACAAATAACCCCACAACCGCAACGCATAGCAATTGAGCCTGTTGTCAATACTGTCAAAGCAGCTTACCGCGATCGTCCCGAACTCAAACTAGCTTCGATTGATACTCTGCCCCACAACCCTACTTACAGAGTGCGGTTGAGAACGGAGGACGACAAAACAACTGATGTTTATGTCAATCCTTATACAGGGAAAATTTTAGGCGATCGCAATTGGGATAATACTCTCATCGGTATCGTATTTCAACTGCATTATGCTCTTTTAGCAGGTGACATCGGCATCAAAATCGTTGGCGTTGTTGCTTTTTTACTCCTTATTCTCACTATTACTGGTATCTTTTTATGGTCTGGTTGGCGTAAGCTAATCAGTGGCTTCAAAATTAAATGGCAAGCACACCCCAAACGAGTTAACTACGACGTTCATAAAGTTGCGGGTATCATTACTGCTATATTTTTAGGACTGACTGCCTTTACTGGTTTTTGTTGGAATTTTTATGAGTATGCCGAACCTGCAATTTACGCCCTCACCTTGAGTCCACACAAGCCAGAACCAGTTTCTCAGCCAATTCCTGGTAAGTCAACTATAGGAATAACAGAGATTTTAAAAATAGCTGATGCGGCTTTACCTAATGCAGAAACAACATACATTAACTTTCCCACCGCACCAGAAGAAGCATTTGCCATTTATAAAAAACGCCCTCAAGAGTCGAATGAATATGGCGACAGTAGCGTTTATCTCGACCAATATAGCGGCAAAATTCTGAAACTCATAGATGGACGCAACTTACCTCTAGCAGAAAAAGTACTCGGATCTTTTACACCTTTGCACTACGGCACATTTTGGGGACTACCCAGCCGGATTCTTTACGTATTTGTCGGACTTGCACCCCTAATTCTGTTCGTTACTGGCTTCGTAATGTGGCGCTACCGTTATCGAGGCAAAAAAATTGCAGATCGAGTAGATGTTGCGAGAGAACCAGTACAACGACATTAA
- a CDS encoding 4'-phosphopantetheinyl transferase family protein has product MMANSESLVLPQHDIHIWRASLSQNSAYLQQLVKTLSVDELDRASRFHFEADRNRFIIGRGILRSILSYYLDIEPHQLQFCYGSHGKPALKSCDWLHFNLSHSHNLALYAFTRDRQIGIDLEYIRHIPELDRIVAQFFSARERATFLALSSSQQPAAFFHGWTCKEAILKALGDGLALPLNQFDVSLLPDRPAQLLSINGDRAAAERWLLQSFIPASDYVAAVAIEGHDWKVKCLQWQGLQIKDRDVILPLYEDASFDWHCQVYGTNSQS; this is encoded by the coding sequence ATGATGGCAAATTCTGAAAGCTTAGTATTGCCACAACATGACATTCACATTTGGCGTGCTAGCCTCAGCCAAAATTCAGCATATTTGCAACAATTAGTTAAAACCTTATCTGTTGATGAATTAGATCGAGCAAGTCGCTTTCATTTTGAAGCAGATAGAAACCGTTTTATTATCGGTCGTGGCATACTCAGAAGCATTCTCAGTTACTATTTAGATATCGAACCACACCAATTACAGTTTTGTTACGGCAGTCATGGTAAACCAGCACTGAAGAGTTGTGACTGGCTGCATTTTAATTTATCTCATTCCCACAACTTAGCTTTGTATGCTTTTACTCGCGATCGCCAAATTGGGATTGACTTAGAATACATCCGTCATATACCTGAATTAGATCGAATCGTTGCTCAATTCTTTTCAGCCAGAGAACGCGCAACTTTTCTCGCGCTTTCTTCCAGCCAGCAGCCAGCAGCCTTTTTTCACGGTTGGACTTGCAAAGAAGCTATCCTCAAAGCACTTGGAGATGGGTTGGCGCTTCCTCTAAACCAATTTGATGTTTCACTGCTGCCAGATCGACCCGCCCAACTACTCAGTATAAACGGCGATCGCGCTGCGGCAGAGCGATGGTTGCTTCAGTCGTTTATCCCAGCTTCTGATTATGTTGCAGCCGTGGCAATTGAGGGACATGACTGGAAGGTGAAATGTTTGCAGTGGCAAGGATTGCAGATTAAAGATAGAGATGTCATCCTGCCTCTTTATGAAGATGCAAGCTTTGACTGGCATTGTCAAGTTTATGGAACTAACAGCCAGTCGTAG
- a CDS encoding TonB family protein, whose amino-acid sequence MGSDNIAIQQREKEARSLKTLLACSLVGSVALHVGLLYAGIDKLWQRNFTQPPKPIEVVIVNPPKKPEVKKPEPKPEPPKPKPQPRRVQQPQVRQPQRVVRQTPPPKVVRATPKPVPRAVTPPPKVVTPKPAPAPAPVATPDPQLRNKLSDLRNSRAVQEKVLTGTGNPQAPAVAPSPSTGTGRTPVAAGPRTVRQPRSETGDSEGSNTLTCRRCPEPRYPASARRRGVEGVPKVAFYVDRDGNVSNVQLVQSSGDEDLDAAALKQVSRWKYNDLKRERRVVLRVRFVLN is encoded by the coding sequence ATGGGTTCTGATAATATTGCTATCCAGCAGCGAGAGAAAGAAGCGCGATCGCTGAAGACTCTTTTAGCTTGTAGCTTAGTTGGTTCTGTAGCTTTGCACGTCGGTCTGCTATACGCAGGTATTGATAAATTATGGCAAAGGAATTTCACCCAGCCGCCGAAACCCATTGAAGTTGTTATCGTCAATCCTCCTAAAAAACCGGAGGTCAAGAAGCCAGAACCTAAACCAGAACCACCAAAACCAAAACCCCAGCCACGGCGGGTACAACAGCCACAAGTCAGACAACCTCAGCGAGTCGTACGTCAGACACCTCCTCCAAAAGTTGTTAGAGCGACACCCAAGCCCGTACCGCGTGCTGTGACTCCGCCGCCAAAGGTTGTTACGCCGAAGCCCGCACCTGCCCCAGCACCAGTAGCAACTCCCGATCCGCAATTGAGAAATAAGTTATCGGATCTGAGAAATTCTAGGGCAGTGCAAGAAAAAGTATTAACTGGTACGGGCAATCCTCAGGCACCCGCTGTAGCTCCCAGCCCCAGTACGGGTACTGGTAGAACTCCTGTAGCAGCAGGACCGCGAACTGTCAGACAACCGCGAAGCGAAACGGGTGATTCCGAAGGTTCTAACACTCTCACCTGTCGTCGCTGTCCTGAGCCTAGATATCCAGCCAGTGCTAGAAGGCGGGGAGTAGAGGGGGTTCCCAAAGTTGCTTTCTATGTCGATCGAGACGGGAATGTTAGCAACGTCCAATTAGTGCAGTCTAGTGGTGATGAAGACCTAGATGCAGCAGCACTCAAGCAGGTATCGCGTTGGAAATATAACGATCTCAAAAGAGAGAGACGTGTTGTGCTGAGAGTTCGTTTTGTCCTCAACTAA